From a region of the Roseivirga sp. 4D4 genome:
- a CDS encoding gliding motility-associated C-terminal domain-containing protein, whose protein sequence is MIRRLLVTLVFVVLGCFSLQATHLRSGEITAERISQTSLRYRFTVVLYRDTESAVDINGVFNTGDGRFIAAGRVNLQALSIRGIQETNLGNFTSRVVIQFDYTYLSEGNYTVSYTEGNRNQNIINLGGTLSGSFPFHVETILTVSSTVINSTPQLTVPPLDQACLGSRFVHISGAFDPDGDSLAYRIVTPLAGLNNPIPNYLPLDDPTISTMKEDQSTPALFTIDPLRGALQWDSPQLSGEYSIAFIIEEWRFNEQLGRSELLGYVTRDMQIIVAECSDERPVLEPPADTCIVAGTVLESIVRGNDPNGDQILMEAFGGAFEVSSSPAEYLNYPDTNNQERFRDSPAENLFRWATDLSHVQAQPHEVVFKVSDVQLDPSVPTLFDFKTMSIQVIAPAPTGLITDISTFNTVELSWDSYVGASFNPTLKVYRRLGSFDFQPSHCETGLPDGSGYELIGEVAGNETRFIDNDVRPGINYCYRIIAEFPAPKGGISYASTEVCQAINVDVPIMTNVSVLNTDANNGESFIRWTSPIGINQILFPGPFTYELYRNNDLNGQNGRSFLTSTSDTTFNDIGHNTENSAYNYYVRFLDADNNLVDSSATASSVWAQTVGEIESVRLSWTANTPWSIQSQDFPYHYIYRNRTDRDANDIDDYTLIDSVNVLDNGFEYTDLGTFGDFSLETDRSYCYYVSTQGVLDKAGIEAPLLNNSQIHCAVPLERPVPGAPEILIENDSSLIVGPSGNSLVVVEKEDCQNTNFQTCNALSLTNTINWIINGSETNIASYNIYFSKDGDPNNYELIGNESVKTFTHVGLSEFKGCYKVSAVNMSGVEGALSSAICFDNCPYYELPNTFTPNGDELNDTFRAFDLPNRKCSRFVKSIDFKVYDRWGGKVIYRSKNLNEQTGVFIDWSGIDNQGNPLPSGTYYFTASVTFSTFDTSLIKQEFKNWVRIIR, encoded by the coding sequence ATGATCAGAAGGCTGTTAGTCACACTGGTATTTGTCGTTTTAGGCTGCTTTAGTCTTCAGGCAACACACTTGAGATCCGGAGAGATTACTGCGGAGCGAATCTCGCAAACAAGCCTTAGATATAGGTTTACAGTTGTATTGTACAGGGACACTGAATCAGCAGTAGACATAAATGGTGTTTTTAATACAGGAGACGGAAGATTTATTGCTGCCGGCAGAGTGAACCTACAGGCATTGTCCATAAGAGGCATTCAAGAAACCAATCTGGGGAACTTCACTTCCCGTGTAGTGATTCAGTTTGACTACACTTACCTGAGTGAGGGTAACTATACGGTCAGCTATACGGAGGGGAATCGAAATCAAAACATTATAAATCTCGGGGGCACACTGTCAGGCAGCTTTCCTTTTCACGTAGAAACTATTCTCACCGTAAGCAGTACAGTCATCAATAGTACACCACAACTCACCGTCCCTCCGCTGGATCAGGCATGCCTTGGTTCACGCTTTGTTCATATTTCTGGCGCCTTTGATCCTGATGGTGACAGCCTCGCATACCGAATTGTCACGCCCTTGGCAGGATTAAACAACCCTATTCCTAATTACCTTCCATTAGATGACCCTACCATAAGCACCATGAAGGAAGACCAAAGCACTCCTGCATTGTTTACTATCGATCCTCTAAGAGGTGCCCTTCAATGGGATTCACCTCAACTCTCAGGAGAATATTCAATCGCCTTCATTATTGAAGAATGGAGGTTTAACGAACAACTAGGTAGGTCGGAACTGCTGGGCTACGTGACAAGGGATATGCAAATTATTGTAGCCGAGTGTTCCGATGAGAGACCTGTTTTGGAGCCCCCTGCTGACACATGTATAGTTGCAGGTACTGTATTAGAGTCTATTGTTAGAGGTAATGATCCAAATGGAGACCAAATTCTTATGGAGGCATTTGGAGGAGCTTTTGAAGTAAGTTCGTCTCCAGCAGAATATTTGAATTATCCAGACACCAACAATCAGGAAAGGTTTAGAGACTCACCAGCAGAAAACCTATTCAGGTGGGCAACAGATTTATCACACGTTCAAGCACAGCCACACGAAGTCGTCTTTAAAGTAAGCGATGTTCAACTCGATCCTAGTGTACCTACACTATTTGACTTTAAAACCATGAGTATTCAGGTTATTGCACCAGCTCCTACGGGTTTAATCACCGATATCTCCACCTTTAATACGGTTGAGTTAAGCTGGGATAGTTATGTCGGGGCAAGCTTTAATCCCACGCTGAAGGTGTATCGCAGATTAGGAAGCTTTGATTTTCAACCCTCTCATTGTGAAACAGGGCTACCTGATGGATCGGGCTATGAACTAATAGGTGAAGTTGCCGGAAATGAGACTCGTTTCATAGACAATGATGTACGACCTGGAATCAATTACTGTTACCGAATTATCGCGGAGTTTCCAGCTCCCAAAGGGGGTATTAGCTATGCATCAACAGAAGTCTGTCAAGCTATCAATGTCGATGTTCCAATTATGACGAACGTTAGTGTATTGAATACAGATGCCAACAATGGTGAGTCTTTTATTCGATGGACATCACCAATTGGTATCAACCAAATTCTCTTCCCCGGTCCATTTACTTATGAGCTTTATCGTAACAATGACCTTAATGGTCAAAATGGCCGTAGTTTTCTGACTTCAACCTCTGATACGACATTCAACGATATAGGCCATAATACTGAGAATTCGGCATATAACTACTATGTGCGATTTCTTGATGCTGACAATAACCTGGTGGACAGCAGTGCGACAGCCTCATCTGTCTGGGCGCAAACCGTGGGAGAAATCGAGTCTGTCAGGTTGAGCTGGACAGCAAACACACCTTGGTCAATTCAATCACAGGACTTTCCATACCACTACATATATCGGAACCGAACCGATAGAGATGCCAATGATATCGATGACTATACACTAATAGACAGTGTGAATGTTCTCGATAATGGCTTCGAGTATACAGATTTGGGCACCTTTGGCGATTTCTCGCTTGAAACTGACCGATCCTATTGCTACTATGTATCAACTCAAGGGGTATTAGACAAAGCGGGAATAGAAGCTCCATTGCTAAACAATTCTCAAATCCATTGCGCAGTACCGTTAGAAAGACCAGTACCAGGTGCCCCTGAAATACTCATAGAAAATGACTCATCGTTGATTGTGGGACCCAGCGGTAATAGCCTGGTGGTGGTTGAGAAAGAGGATTGTCAAAATACCAACTTTCAAACTTGCAATGCCCTTTCACTGACCAATACCATCAACTGGATAATTAATGGATCAGAAACCAATATTGCCAGTTACAATATCTATTTCTCGAAAGATGGTGATCCCAATAACTATGAGCTAATAGGGAATGAATCGGTTAAAACCTTTACTCATGTAGGACTCAGCGAATTTAAAGGTTGCTACAAGGTCAGTGCTGTGAACATGAGCGGAGTTGAGGGAGCACTAAGCTCAGCAATTTGCTTTGACAACTGTCCTTATTACGAACTGCCGAATACTTTCACCCCAAACGGAGATGAGTTAAATGATACCTTCAGAGCTTTCGATTTACCGAATCGTAAATGCTCTAGGTTCGTTAAGTCAATTGACTTTAAAGTTTATGACAGATGGGGAGGAAAAGTCATCTACCGGTCAAAAAACTTAAATGAGCAAACGGGAGTATTTATAGACTGGTCAGGCATTGACAATCAGGGTAATCCGTTACCATCGGGCACTTACTACTTTACCGCCTCGGTTACGTTCAGCACCTTCGATACTTCTCTTATAAAACAAGAATTCAAAAATTGGGTTCGGATTATTAGGTAG
- a CDS encoding ATP-binding cassette domain-containing protein, translating to MRIEVKGLGKKFIKEWIFRHLDYTFESAYSYAVTGPNGSGKSTFIQSVAGFIPTNEGSVEFYDDGKLIPEDEVFKTLDITTPYLELIEEFTLDEFLAFHFKFKALQDGWSIDDFVEKVYLQGDRNKQIKNYSSGMKQRLKLGLSFFSKSEVCFLDEPTTNLDEQGIEWYLLNVKALLGKKLLIISSNQKQEYDFCDKVLHIANYK from the coding sequence ATGAGAATTGAGGTTAAGGGTTTGGGCAAGAAATTCATCAAAGAATGGATTTTCAGACACCTTGACTATACATTTGAATCTGCTTATTCTTATGCGGTCACCGGACCGAATGGCAGCGGAAAATCCACTTTCATTCAATCAGTGGCGGGCTTTATTCCTACCAATGAAGGAAGCGTGGAGTTCTATGATGACGGAAAACTAATTCCCGAAGATGAGGTATTCAAGACCCTTGACATTACCACTCCCTATCTAGAATTAATAGAAGAATTCACATTAGACGAGTTTTTAGCGTTTCATTTCAAATTTAAAGCGTTACAAGACGGGTGGTCGATAGATGACTTTGTGGAAAAAGTTTATTTACAGGGCGATCGCAATAAGCAAATAAAGAACTATTCCTCGGGCATGAAACAACGGTTAAAGCTTGGTCTATCGTTCTTCTCGAAAAGCGAGGTTTGTTTTTTAGATGAGCCTACAACAAATCTGGATGAGCAGGGTATTGAGTGGTACCTCCTCAATGTAAAGGCTCTTCTGGGAAAAAAGCTTCTGATTATAAGCTCAAACCAAAAGCAGGAATATGATTTCTGCGATAAGGTATTGCACATTGCAAACTATAAATAA
- a CDS encoding lipocalin family protein, with the protein MRTKNYLLSLLVLISFSVISCGGGGGDGDDTPTLTPGEQRLVDLAGSSGTTWVATSITFDGAPATGFDNFSLTLRGTATSKTYTSIDGDPLFGASGTWDFNGTNINQILVDGNSDNIFTISNLNTTATPNTVRLSVNFTADGGAAFGTSGLYVLDLQEQ; encoded by the coding sequence ATGCGTACAAAAAACTACTTACTTAGCCTACTTGTTCTTATTTCTTTCTCTGTAATCTCCTGCGGAGGAGGTGGCGGTGATGGTGATGATACCCCAACCTTAACCCCAGGTGAACAAAGACTTGTTGATTTAGCTGGCTCAAGCGGAACTACTTGGGTGGCCACATCTATTACATTTGATGGAGCGCCTGCCACCGGCTTTGATAATTTCAGCCTGACCCTGAGAGGAACAGCAACTAGCAAAACTTATACATCTATAGACGGAGACCCATTATTTGGTGCTTCAGGTACTTGGGATTTTAACGGTACCAACATCAACCAAATTCTCGTTGATGGCAACTCAGATAACATATTCACCATTAGCAATTTGAACACTACTGCAACTCCAAATACGGTGAGACTGTCAGTGAACTTTACGGCTGACGGAGGTGCTGCATTTGGCACGAGCGGATTATACGTATTAGATTTACAAGAGCAATAG
- a CDS encoding succinate dehydrogenase/fumarate reductase iron-sulfur subunit, whose protein sequence is MSAQKGLNLTLKVWRQKNNKDKGQMETYQVADISTDSSFLEMMDILNEQLIAEGKEPVAFDHDCREGICGSCSMYINGEAHGPGREITTCQLHMREFKDGDTIYIEPWRAKAFPVIKDLVVDRSAFDRVMAAGGFISVNTSGNTQDANSIPIEKADADKAFDAATCIGCGACVASCKNASAMLFVSAKVSQFALLPQGQVEAKERVQNMVKVMDEEGFGNCSNTGACEVECPKGISLENIARMNREYLSASVTSDK, encoded by the coding sequence ATGTCAGCACAAAAAGGATTAAACCTGACACTTAAAGTTTGGAGACAAAAAAACAACAAGGACAAAGGTCAAATGGAGACATATCAGGTGGCTGATATTTCTACAGACAGCTCTTTCCTTGAAATGATGGATATTTTGAACGAGCAATTGATCGCTGAAGGCAAAGAGCCTGTAGCATTTGATCATGATTGCCGCGAAGGTATTTGTGGTTCTTGCTCTATGTACATCAATGGTGAGGCTCATGGCCCAGGTAGAGAAATTACTACCTGTCAACTCCATATGAGAGAGTTCAAGGATGGAGATACCATTTACATAGAGCCTTGGAGAGCGAAAGCCTTCCCCGTAATAAAAGACCTTGTGGTAGACAGAAGTGCCTTTGATCGAGTAATGGCTGCAGGTGGTTTCATTAGCGTGAATACTTCTGGTAATACGCAAGATGCCAACTCAATTCCAATTGAGAAAGCCGATGCGGATAAGGCATTTGATGCTGCAACCTGTATCGGATGCGGAGCTTGCGTTGCATCCTGCAAGAATGCTTCAGCTATGCTCTTTGTATCGGCAAAAGTCTCTCAGTTTGCTTTGTTGCCGCAAGGCCAGGTAGAAGCTAAAGAACGTGTTCAGAACATGGTGAAGGTGATGGATGAAGAAGGCTTTGGTAACTGCTCAAATACAGGAGCGTGTGAGGTAGAATGTCCAAAAGGTATTTCACTAGAGAATATTGCTAGAATGAATAGAGAATACTTATCGGCAAGTGTAACTTCTGATAAGTAG
- a CDS encoding gliding motility-associated C-terminal domain-containing protein: protein MFRRLILCLTLISLFAIDAAATHIRAGEITAVRISQSGLRYRFTLTIYRDTEGVPFGDGGIFNFGQGRTIGPGIEALRAEAVDNRITEVEIGNQTSVITIQFDHTFDGPGVYVISFTEQNRNANIINLGGSASESLAFHVETALRIRAGDTLNDTPILTIPPIDRACIGGRFIHNAGAFDPDGDSLAYKLVNPLQDRGVQIETYLPLDDSSISTIREDGGSPAIFEIDPITGDLVWDAPMLAGEYNIAFIVEEWRFSILNDRYELIGFVTRDMQIVVEDCNNERPELLIPPDTCVEAGSLLNAVVLGTDPDGNQVLLEAFGGVFDLNISPAEFLSLPDSSALPRFRDQPAESLFSWQTDISHVRTRPYEVQFKVSDRPFDRDAPAFTDFKRWNVTVVAPAPTGLTGSIASSTSIQLDWDNYIGANFNPKMQVYRRVESFDFTPENCNIGIPANSGYVLIDELPIDQTTYIDNNDVRPGVNYCYRLVAEFPSPSGGTSYASQEFCILIPLDIPAITNVSIDETSDTNGEAFIRWVSPLDIDETLFPPPFRYELFRYDGFTGTSGRTLLVSTTDTVFTDTGINTQDQPFNYQVRFYDADDNLIDSSATASSVRLEAVGEIQSVNLTWSASVPWSNQVQSSPYHLIYRNRTDPDANDVDTFVLIDSAKVTVDGLRYFDDGSFNNTPLRDDREYCYFVTTRGSYGNEKIDAPLVNDSQIICVMPNDEDPPQEPEIELPGDTTVIPGDFPLILLESDNCQRLETEPCAFANFTNTLDWTVDDVDNDVASYNIYFSNTGAEDSFVLIANTRNTTFEHTGLSEIKGCYRIASVDRSNNESPLSDPVCFDNCPNYQLPNTFTPNGDNINDTFRAFDQPNGSCPRFVESVVFQVFDRWGGTEIFSYNSAQDTEPNIFIDWDGRDVNGNPLPSGTYYYSATVTFDVLDPRLRTQEFRNWVKIIR, encoded by the coding sequence ATGTTCAGAAGATTAATTCTGTGCTTAACACTAATTTCCCTCTTCGCCATTGATGCCGCAGCAACACACATCCGTGCCGGGGAAATCACTGCTGTCCGAATATCTCAATCTGGACTGAGATATCGCTTTACCCTAACAATCTATAGAGATACGGAAGGTGTACCCTTTGGAGATGGTGGTATTTTCAATTTTGGTCAGGGAAGAACAATCGGGCCCGGTATCGAAGCTTTACGTGCAGAAGCGGTTGATAATAGGATTACCGAGGTTGAAATTGGAAACCAAACTTCTGTTATCACTATTCAGTTTGATCATACTTTTGACGGTCCTGGAGTCTATGTAATAAGCTTTACGGAGCAAAATAGAAATGCCAACATTATAAACCTTGGCGGTTCAGCCTCTGAAAGTCTAGCATTCCACGTAGAAACAGCATTAAGAATTAGAGCGGGTGACACGTTGAACGATACTCCAATCTTAACGATCCCTCCAATAGACAGAGCATGTATTGGCGGAAGATTTATTCACAATGCAGGTGCCTTCGACCCAGATGGCGATAGCCTTGCGTATAAACTTGTAAATCCTCTACAAGACAGAGGGGTTCAAATAGAAACCTACTTGCCATTAGATGATAGCTCGATTTCTACTATTAGAGAAGATGGTGGTAGCCCGGCAATTTTTGAAATCGACCCCATCACCGGGGATTTGGTATGGGACGCACCTATGCTGGCCGGGGAATACAATATTGCCTTTATTGTTGAAGAATGGCGATTTTCAATCCTAAACGACAGGTACGAACTCATAGGCTTCGTTACCCGTGACATGCAAATTGTAGTGGAAGATTGTAACAACGAGCGACCAGAATTGCTTATTCCGCCAGATACCTGTGTAGAGGCTGGCTCTCTCTTAAATGCAGTTGTTTTGGGAACGGATCCGGATGGAAACCAAGTATTGCTTGAGGCTTTTGGTGGAGTATTTGATCTGAATATTTCACCAGCAGAATTCCTGTCGCTGCCTGATAGTTCTGCTCTTCCAAGATTTAGAGACCAGCCAGCAGAGTCACTTTTCAGCTGGCAAACAGACATATCACATGTAAGAACCAGACCTTACGAAGTACAATTCAAAGTATCCGACAGGCCCTTTGACCGTGATGCCCCAGCCTTTACTGATTTCAAAAGGTGGAATGTGACCGTTGTAGCCCCTGCTCCAACAGGTTTGACTGGATCAATTGCCTCCAGCACGTCCATTCAGTTAGATTGGGATAATTACATTGGCGCTAATTTCAACCCTAAGATGCAGGTTTACAGGAGGGTCGAAAGCTTCGACTTCACACCTGAGAACTGTAATATTGGTATTCCTGCAAATTCAGGCTATGTACTGATCGATGAATTACCGATCGATCAGACCACCTATATAGATAACAATGATGTGAGACCAGGTGTCAATTATTGCTACAGGTTAGTAGCGGAATTCCCTTCTCCTTCAGGAGGAACAAGCTACGCCTCACAAGAATTCTGTATTCTTATACCATTAGATATTCCAGCGATCACCAATGTTTCAATTGATGAAACGAGTGATACCAATGGTGAGGCTTTCATAAGGTGGGTTTCTCCATTGGATATTGACGAAACGTTATTCCCTCCTCCATTCAGATATGAACTGTTCCGCTATGACGGTTTTACTGGAACCAGCGGAAGGACACTGTTAGTCTCTACAACAGACACGGTATTTACTGATACGGGTATCAACACCCAGGATCAACCCTTTAACTATCAGGTAAGGTTCTATGATGCAGACGATAACTTAATAGATAGCTCAGCAACGGCATCTTCCGTTAGGCTCGAAGCTGTTGGTGAGATCCAATCCGTTAATCTTACATGGAGTGCCAGTGTACCTTGGTCTAATCAGGTTCAGAGTTCACCATATCATCTCATCTATCGAAACCGTACTGATCCAGATGCAAATGACGTAGATACTTTTGTACTGATTGACAGTGCTAAAGTGACTGTGGATGGCCTAAGATATTTTGATGATGGATCGTTCAATAATACCCCTCTCCGCGATGACAGGGAATACTGCTACTTTGTGACTACTAGAGGTAGCTATGGCAATGAAAAAATAGATGCACCGTTGGTTAACGATTCGCAGATCATCTGTGTAATGCCAAACGATGAGGACCCTCCTCAGGAACCTGAAATTGAGCTGCCGGGTGATACCACGGTGATCCCCGGAGACTTCCCACTCATTCTACTGGAAAGTGACAATTGTCAAAGACTTGAAACAGAGCCTTGTGCTTTTGCCAACTTTACAAATACCTTGGACTGGACCGTAGATGACGTTGACAATGATGTTGCCAGCTACAACATCTACTTCTCCAATACGGGTGCAGAAGACAGCTTTGTACTGATTGCTAACACCAGAAACACCACATTTGAGCATACAGGGTTAAGTGAAATCAAAGGCTGTTATAGAATAGCATCGGTGGACCGATCGAACAATGAAAGTCCTTTGAGTGATCCGGTCTGTTTTGATAACTGTCCTAATTACCAGCTACCTAATACATTCACGCCTAACGGTGATAATATCAATGATACTTTCAGGGCATTTGATCAGCCTAATGGCAGCTGTCCTAGATTTGTAGAGTCTGTAGTGTTTCAGGTCTTTGATCGTTGGGGTGGAACTGAAATCTTCAGTTATAACTCTGCTCAGGATACCGAGCCAAATATCTTCATTGATTGGGACGGCAGAGACGTGAATGGAAATCCACTACCGTCAGGCACGTATTACTATTCTGCCACTGTGACTTTCGATGTGCTCGATCCTAGATTGAGAACTCAAGAGTTTAGAAACTGGGTGAAAATAATTCGATAA
- a CDS encoding succinate dehydrogenase cytochrome b subunit — protein sequence MSWVKQTFSSSIGRKFAMALSALFLLFFLLQHFAINFLSVFSEELFNEVSHFMGTNPLVQFALQPILIFGVVFHFVMGFVLEIKNKNARDVKYAMNKGAANSTWFSRNMIWSGLVILGFIGLHFYDFWIPEINVKYIQGDMSGMINGEYRYYEELVHKFHDPIRVGLYVLSFVFLAMHLKHGFQSAFQSAGARHDKYTPGIKKLGDIYAILIPAGFIFIALYHHLTAI from the coding sequence ATGAGTTGGGTTAAACAAACCTTCAGCAGTTCCATTGGACGTAAGTTCGCCATGGCACTGTCAGCACTATTCTTACTTTTTTTCTTGTTACAACATTTCGCTATAAACTTCCTATCCGTTTTTAGCGAAGAACTCTTCAATGAGGTTTCTCATTTTATGGGGACCAATCCTCTGGTACAGTTTGCTTTGCAACCGATCCTCATCTTCGGAGTGGTATTTCACTTTGTTATGGGCTTTGTACTTGAAATCAAGAATAAGAATGCTCGTGACGTCAAATATGCGATGAATAAAGGTGCCGCAAATTCGACTTGGTTCTCAAGAAACATGATTTGGTCTGGACTTGTGATCCTTGGGTTTATCGGATTGCATTTCTATGATTTCTGGATTCCGGAGATCAATGTCAAATACATTCAGGGAGACATGTCAGGAATGATCAATGGTGAATACAGGTACTATGAAGAATTGGTACATAAGTTTCACGATCCAATTCGTGTTGGTTTGTATGTGCTCTCATTTGTTTTCTTAGCAATGCACCTAAAACACGGTTTCCAGTCGGCTTTCCAGTCAGCTGGGGCGCGTCATGATAAATACACACCGGGAATAAAGAAATTAGGAGATATCTATGCAATACTTATTCCAGCCGGATTTATTTTCATTGCACTCTATCATCATCTAACAGCGATTTAA
- a CDS encoding fumarate reductase/succinate dehydrogenase flavoprotein subunit, producing the protein MTTLNSRIPEGPIADKWTNYKNNIRLVNPANKRSIDVIVVGTGLAGGSAAATLAELGYNVKAFCYQDSPRRAHSIAAQGGINAAKNYQGDGDSTYRLFYDTVKGGDYRSREANVHRLAEVSTNIIDQCVAQGVPFARDYGGLLDNRSFGGVQVSRTFYAKGQTGQQLLLGCYSAMSRQIGKGKIQMYNRHEMLDVVVVDGKARGIIARNLVNGEIERHSAHAVVIASGGYGNVFFLSTNAMGSNVSAGWKVHKRGAHFANPCFTQIHPTCIPQHGDQQSKLTLMSESLRNDGRIWVPAKKEDAEAIRAGKMSPLDIAEEDRDYYLERRYPSFGNLVPRDVASRAAKERCDAGFGVGTNETGEAVYLDFSSAIMRYGQEEANVKGYHNQSESQIRALGEKVVENKYGNLFQMYEKITADNPYKVPMKIYPAVHYTMGGVWVDYNLMTTIPGCYAIGEANFSDHGANRLGASALMQGLADGYFVLPYTIGDYLADDIRTGAIPTDTPEFDEAEKSVKDRIDFFLNNKGSKSVDHFHKRLGKVMWNKVGMARNEKGLKEAIAEIKEIREEFWKEVTVPGTNDSMNPELEKAGRVADFLELGELFARDALEREESCGGHYREEHSTEEGEAVRDDENFTHASVWEYKGEPSDAVLHKEELIYENIELKTRSYK; encoded by the coding sequence ATGACGACATTAAATTCGAGGATTCCAGAAGGTCCAATAGCTGATAAGTGGACAAACTATAAGAACAATATTCGCCTGGTAAACCCAGCCAATAAGAGGTCAATTGACGTTATAGTGGTAGGGACAGGTCTTGCAGGTGGCTCAGCAGCTGCCACTTTAGCCGAGCTTGGTTATAATGTAAAAGCATTTTGCTATCAAGATTCTCCAAGAAGGGCACACTCAATTGCCGCTCAGGGAGGGATCAATGCCGCAAAGAATTATCAGGGTGATGGTGATTCAACCTATCGCTTGTTTTATGATACCGTTAAGGGCGGTGATTACAGATCTAGAGAGGCCAATGTCCATCGTTTAGCTGAAGTATCAACCAATATTATTGACCAGTGCGTGGCACAAGGTGTTCCCTTTGCCAGAGATTACGGTGGGTTATTAGACAACCGCTCTTTTGGAGGTGTTCAGGTTTCAAGAACCTTTTATGCTAAAGGTCAAACAGGCCAACAACTCCTTTTGGGTTGTTACTCTGCGATGTCCAGACAAATTGGTAAGGGCAAAATCCAAATGTACAATCGCCATGAAATGCTTGATGTAGTGGTTGTCGATGGAAAAGCCAGAGGAATTATCGCCAGAAACTTGGTGAATGGAGAGATAGAAAGACATTCTGCACATGCAGTGGTGATCGCTTCTGGGGGGTATGGTAACGTATTCTTCCTTTCAACCAATGCCATGGGATCTAATGTCTCTGCTGGTTGGAAAGTACACAAGAGAGGTGCTCATTTTGCTAACCCTTGCTTTACTCAAATTCACCCCACTTGTATTCCACAACATGGAGATCAGCAGTCAAAATTGACCTTGATGTCTGAATCATTGAGGAATGACGGACGTATTTGGGTGCCAGCTAAAAAGGAAGATGCTGAAGCGATCAGAGCTGGAAAAATGAGCCCGCTTGATATTGCTGAGGAAGACAGAGATTACTACCTAGAAAGAAGGTATCCTTCTTTTGGTAACCTTGTGCCACGTGATGTGGCTTCAAGAGCAGCCAAGGAGCGTTGCGATGCTGGTTTTGGTGTTGGTACCAATGAAACAGGCGAGGCGGTTTATCTGGATTTCTCTTCTGCGATCATGCGATATGGCCAAGAGGAGGCAAATGTAAAAGGATACCACAATCAATCAGAGTCTCAAATTAGAGCCTTGGGAGAAAAGGTGGTTGAGAATAAATACGGTAATCTTTTCCAGATGTATGAAAAGATTACTGCGGACAATCCATACAAAGTTCCAATGAAAATCTACCCTGCAGTTCACTATACAATGGGTGGTGTTTGGGTTGATTATAACTTAATGACAACCATTCCAGGTTGCTATGCGATCGGTGAAGCAAACTTCTCGGATCATGGAGCCAATAGGCTAGGGGCATCTGCATTGATGCAGGGTTTGGCAGACGGGTACTTTGTATTGCCATACACGATCGGGGATTATCTGGCAGATGACATTAGAACTGGTGCAATCCCAACAGATACACCTGAATTTGATGAGGCTGAAAAGTCTGTTAAGGATAGAATTGATTTCTTCCTAAACAATAAAGGTTCTAAGTCTGTCGATCACTTCCACAAGCGATTGGGCAAGGTGATGTGGAACAAAGTCGGGATGGCCAGGAACGAGAAAGGTTTGAAGGAAGCGATCGCTGAAATCAAAGAAATCAGAGAAGAGTTCTGGAAAGAAGTTACAGTACCAGGAACAAATGATAGCATGAACCCTGAGTTGGAAAAAGCTGGTCGGGTTGCGGATTTCCTTGAACTGGGAGAGCTTTTCGCAAGAGATGCATTAGAAAGAGAAGAGTCTTGCGGAGGCCATTACAGAGAAGAGCATAGTACAGAAGAAGGTGAGGCAGTCAGAGATGATGAGAACTTTACGCATGCTTCTGTTTGGGAGTACAAGGGAGAACCTTCGGATGCAGTGTTGCATAAGGAAGAACTCATTTACGAGAACATCGAACTGAAAACGAGGTCATACAAATAA